From a region of the Microbacterium sp. nov. GSS16 genome:
- a CDS encoding (2Fe-2S)-binding protein, with translation MTVQIRFDGESLEGRDGQSIAGVLLAHGHRTWRTAEGGERGIFCGIGVCQDCVLTVNGVEGVRACQRTACDGDVIEREIRA, from the coding sequence ATGACCGTACAGATCCGATTCGACGGGGAGTCGCTCGAAGGACGCGACGGCCAGAGCATCGCAGGCGTGCTGCTTGCGCACGGGCACCGCACCTGGCGTACCGCCGAGGGCGGCGAACGCGGCATCTTCTGCGGTATCGGGGTCTGTCAGGACTGCGTGCTCACCGTCAACGGCGTCGAGGGCGTCCGCGCCTGTCAGCGCACCGCCTGCGACGGCGACGTGATCGAGAGGGAGATTCGCGCATGA
- a CDS encoding FAD-dependent oxidoreductase, translating to MNASAPRVMVIGAGPAGLAAAAAAADAGADVVIVDEGERVGGQFWRHHPTLTDQRLQHQRRRFTDLRDRLRDVRVISSASVWRVEAGPPLRAHVLIGPADAADRRAETIEADSVIVATGAHDRVLPVPGWTLPGVTSAGAAQALAKRDGLAPGARTVVAGAGPFLLPVAQSVALMGGEVAEVVEATEAGRMLRGWGARAWELTAATAKAGELGSYLVSLARHRTPYRFGSAVTRIHGGAAVEAVTVQRIDADWHPIAGTERTAECDSVALGHGFTPRLEAAIQFGCEIGADRFVHVGDDQGTSVAGVYAAGEITGIGGADAALAEGEIAGLAAAGVPDTDARWRAPLAARRRMRAFAVRLDVHRIGRGWTSWLEGDTIICRCESVPKARIDEYSAASSRAMRLSTRAGLGACQGRTCGRSVEDVLGTRFDIDRRPVLSSVRIGELAAIADTKATITGGS from the coding sequence ATGAATGCCAGCGCACCCCGGGTGATGGTCATCGGTGCCGGCCCAGCCGGTCTGGCAGCAGCGGCCGCCGCCGCGGATGCCGGCGCCGACGTGGTGATCGTCGACGAGGGCGAGCGCGTGGGCGGCCAGTTCTGGCGTCATCATCCCACCCTCACCGACCAGCGCCTCCAGCATCAGCGCCGTCGCTTCACCGATCTGCGTGATCGCCTGCGCGATGTTCGGGTGATCTCGTCGGCGAGCGTATGGCGCGTCGAGGCGGGCCCGCCGCTGCGCGCGCACGTGCTGATCGGCCCCGCCGACGCGGCGGACCGACGCGCGGAGACCATCGAGGCTGATTCGGTCATCGTCGCCACCGGCGCGCACGATCGCGTCCTGCCCGTGCCGGGGTGGACGCTTCCCGGCGTCACCTCCGCCGGCGCCGCGCAGGCACTGGCCAAACGCGACGGGCTCGCACCGGGTGCGCGCACCGTGGTCGCCGGCGCCGGCCCGTTCCTGCTGCCGGTCGCGCAGAGCGTCGCGCTGATGGGCGGCGAGGTCGCCGAGGTCGTCGAGGCGACCGAAGCAGGACGGATGCTGCGCGGCTGGGGCGCTCGTGCATGGGAGCTCACCGCCGCCACCGCCAAGGCCGGAGAGCTCGGCTCGTATCTTGTCTCGCTGGCGCGGCACCGCACGCCGTACCGCTTCGGCAGCGCGGTCACCCGCATCCACGGGGGCGCCGCGGTGGAGGCGGTCACCGTGCAGCGGATCGACGCCGACTGGCATCCGATCGCGGGGACCGAGCGGACCGCCGAGTGCGACTCGGTCGCCCTCGGACACGGATTCACCCCGCGGCTCGAGGCGGCGATCCAGTTCGGCTGCGAGATCGGCGCCGACCGCTTCGTGCACGTCGGCGACGACCAGGGCACCAGCGTCGCCGGCGTCTACGCCGCGGGCGAGATCACCGGGATCGGCGGTGCAGATGCCGCGCTCGCCGAGGGCGAGATCGCCGGACTCGCCGCCGCCGGGGTGCCCGACACGGACGCCCGCTGGCGGGCGCCGCTCGCCGCTCGGAGACGGATGCGGGCGTTCGCCGTCCGCCTGGACGTGCACCGCATCGGGCGGGGATGGACGAGCTGGCTCGAGGGCGACACCATCATCTGTCGCTGCGAAAGTGTGCCGAAGGCGCGCATCGACGAGTACTCTGCGGCTTCGTCGCGCGCCATGCGCCTGTCCACCCGCGCCGGACTGGGCGCCTGCCAGGGCCGCACCTGCGGTCGCAGCGTGGAGGATGTGCTGGGGACGCGCTTCGACATCGATCGACGTCCCGTGCTGTCGTCGGTGCGGATCGGCGAGCTCGCCGCCATCGCCGACACGAAGGCCACAATCACAGGAGGTAGCTGA
- a CDS encoding proline racemase family protein, with protein MRARRTIQAVDSHTEGMPTRVVTGGVGRIPGATMNDRRLYAMEHLDGLRGFLMNEPRGHAAMSGVLLQPPARDDADWGIVFIEASGFLPMCGHGTIGAATVLVETGMVEVTEPVTEIRLDVPAGLVIARVRVEDGRAVDVTIENVPSFVDRLDERIDVPGIGEISYSVAFGGNYYALVDLEQVGLPFDRARQDDILAAGLAIMDAINTQAPPVHPVLRGADHVHHVEFIAPGSDAVRSRHAMAIHPGWFDRSPCGTGTSARMAELHARGELDLNVPFVNESFIGTEFTGTLVAETRVGDRPAVVPTITGRAWVTGLGQYLLDPDDPFPEGFVF; from the coding sequence ATGCGCGCGCGTCGAACGATCCAGGCCGTGGACTCGCACACCGAGGGGATGCCGACACGCGTCGTCACCGGCGGGGTGGGACGCATCCCCGGCGCGACGATGAACGACCGCCGCCTGTACGCGATGGAGCACCTCGACGGGCTGCGCGGCTTCCTCATGAATGAGCCGCGCGGTCACGCCGCCATGTCCGGTGTGCTGCTGCAGCCGCCGGCGCGAGACGACGCCGACTGGGGCATCGTGTTCATCGAGGCATCCGGGTTCCTGCCGATGTGCGGCCACGGCACCATCGGGGCGGCGACGGTGCTCGTCGAGACGGGCATGGTCGAGGTCACCGAGCCGGTCACCGAGATCCGCCTCGACGTCCCCGCCGGCCTGGTCATCGCGCGGGTGCGCGTGGAGGACGGCCGGGCCGTCGACGTCACCATCGAGAACGTGCCGAGCTTCGTCGACCGCCTCGACGAGCGCATCGACGTGCCGGGCATCGGCGAGATCAGCTACTCGGTCGCGTTCGGCGGCAACTACTACGCGCTCGTCGACCTCGAGCAGGTGGGGCTGCCCTTCGACCGCGCCCGGCAGGACGACATCCTCGCCGCTGGACTCGCGATCATGGATGCCATCAACACCCAGGCCCCGCCCGTGCATCCGGTGCTGCGCGGCGCCGACCACGTGCACCACGTCGAGTTCATCGCCCCCGGCTCGGATGCCGTGCGATCCCGTCATGCGATGGCGATCCACCCGGGCTGGTTCGACCGCTCGCCCTGCGGCACCGGCACCAGCGCCCGCATGGCCGAGCTGCACGCGAGAGGCGAGCTCGACCTGAACGTGCCGTTCGTGAACGAGTCGTTCATCGGCACCGAGTTCACCGGCACGCTGGTGGCCGAGACGCGCGTGGGAGACCGCCCCGCGGTGGTGCCCACCATCACCGGACGCGCATGGGTGACCGGACTCGGGCAGTACCTGCTCGATCCCGACGATCCGTTCCCCGAGGGGTTCGTGTTCTGA
- a CDS encoding aldehyde dehydrogenase (NADP(+)) — MTEKPIDAVAAAAAAAARPFARTSPRERGAALVAVAEALEAAAPELIEIAMRETGLTEARLAGELRRTAWQLRLFADTIVDGGYLDVRIDAADPDYVIGPRPDLRRMLEPVGPVLNFAASNFPFAFSVAGGDSAAALAAGCPVVVKAHSGHPELSRRTAEIVVAALEGAGMPEGTFLLISGQENGVALLKDDRIRAGAFTGSTHVGRMLADIAASRPVPIPFFGELGSVNPVYATYADSALLEAFVTSVSGSAGQLCTKPGFLFVPEGSDLGAVTDAAGAVDEHRLLNPGIGRAFSQRRDDVLGADGVTVLSEGEVRTDDAGQTYATPTVVTVGADTLMANREALLEESFGPLSVIVQYSDRDALPQLHVELFPGNLTSTLHARADELSDGSLAPLVDALAQTSGRVLFGGWPTGVSVTPAMQHGGPYPATTTDATSVGTAAITRFLRGVAYQGAPQELLPAPLRDDNPWNVPQQRSEAGRSHEWGSFAR, encoded by the coding sequence GTGACAGAGAAGCCCATCGACGCCGTCGCCGCCGCCGCGGCCGCCGCCGCCCGCCCGTTCGCCCGCACCAGCCCCCGCGAGCGCGGTGCAGCCCTGGTCGCGGTCGCCGAGGCGCTCGAGGCCGCAGCGCCCGAACTCATCGAGATCGCGATGCGCGAGACCGGCCTCACCGAGGCGCGGCTGGCCGGCGAGCTGCGACGCACGGCCTGGCAGCTGCGCCTGTTCGCCGACACCATCGTCGACGGCGGCTACCTCGACGTGCGCATCGACGCAGCCGACCCCGACTACGTCATCGGTCCGCGACCGGACCTGCGCCGGATGCTGGAGCCGGTCGGCCCGGTGCTGAACTTCGCCGCATCGAACTTCCCGTTCGCGTTCTCGGTCGCGGGCGGCGACTCGGCCGCCGCACTCGCGGCGGGATGCCCCGTGGTGGTGAAGGCGCATTCCGGGCATCCGGAGCTGTCGCGGCGCACCGCCGAGATCGTCGTCGCGGCCCTCGAGGGCGCGGGGATGCCCGAGGGGACCTTCCTGCTGATCAGCGGGCAGGAGAACGGCGTCGCGCTGCTGAAGGACGACCGCATCCGCGCCGGGGCGTTCACCGGGTCGACGCACGTCGGCCGCATGCTGGCCGACATCGCAGCATCCCGGCCGGTGCCGATCCCGTTCTTCGGCGAGCTGGGCAGCGTGAACCCGGTCTATGCGACCTACGCCGATTCCGCGCTGCTCGAGGCGTTCGTCACCTCGGTGTCGGGCTCGGCGGGGCAGCTGTGCACCAAGCCAGGGTTCCTGTTCGTGCCGGAGGGGTCGGATCTGGGTGCGGTGACGGATGCCGCGGGCGCCGTCGACGAGCACCGGCTGCTGAACCCGGGCATCGGGCGCGCGTTCTCGCAGCGTCGTGACGACGTGCTGGGCGCGGACGGGGTGACCGTGCTGTCGGAGGGCGAGGTGCGCACGGATGACGCCGGGCAGACCTACGCGACCCCGACCGTGGTGACCGTCGGCGCCGACACCCTGATGGCGAATCGCGAGGCCTTGCTCGAGGAGTCGTTCGGACCGCTGTCGGTGATCGTGCAGTACAGCGACCGGGATGCGCTGCCGCAGCTGCACGTCGAGCTGTTCCCCGGCAACCTCACCTCGACCCTGCACGCCCGCGCCGACGAGCTCTCCGACGGCTCGCTCGCCCCGCTGGTCGACGCACTCGCACAGACGAGCGGACGCGTGCTGTTCGGCGGGTGGCCCACCGGCGTCTCGGTCACGCCCGCCATGCAGCACGGCGGCCCGTACCCGGCGACCACGACCGATGCCACCAGCGTCGGCACCGCGGCGATCACCCGCTTCCTGCGCGGCGTGGCCTACCAGGGTGCCCCGCAGGAGCTGCTGCCCGCACCGCTGCGCGACGACAACCCGTGGAATGTGCCGCAGCAGCGCAGCGAGGCCGGTCGCTCGCACGAGTGGGGCTCATTCGCCCGCTGA
- a CDS encoding metal-dependent hydrolase family protein, whose translation MSAPAAPLTISGAQVWDGERFERRDLHIAEGRVCEHPQPDADVVDGAGLWVVPGLIDAHFHAYATSMDGFENERGPLSYAALNGARRLTRALQRGFTTVRDVAGGDIGLAQAIGAGLFPSPRYHFTGPALSQTGGHGDPRAAHVDVCFSHGHMCEVVDGVDALRVAVRERLRTGAHAIKVMASGGVFSLTDPIRVPQYSVDELRAVVDEATRRGSYVAAHAYSSEAVQHAVRAGIRSIEHGNLIDEATAVMMAEAGAFLVPTLAAYDAMDRRGAEIGLNAVSLAKNAEVLTKGQDAVRLAHAAGVRVGFGSDLMGDLEDDQLAGVRLQVEASGAARTLQSMTVVNAELIGDAALGHLRPGAYGDAVLLASDPLADPSTLWREDARLGVIRSGVRV comes from the coding sequence ATGTCCGCACCCGCAGCACCCCTGACGATCTCCGGCGCCCAGGTCTGGGACGGCGAGCGCTTCGAGCGCCGCGACCTGCACATCGCCGAGGGCAGGGTGTGCGAGCACCCGCAACCCGACGCCGACGTGGTCGACGGCGCCGGCCTCTGGGTCGTCCCCGGACTCATCGATGCGCACTTCCACGCCTACGCCACGAGTATGGACGGCTTCGAGAACGAGCGGGGCCCGCTCAGCTACGCCGCCCTCAACGGCGCCCGACGGCTCACCCGCGCGCTGCAGCGCGGCTTCACCACGGTGCGCGACGTCGCGGGCGGCGACATCGGGCTCGCGCAGGCGATCGGCGCCGGACTCTTCCCCTCCCCTCGGTACCACTTCACCGGCCCGGCGCTGAGCCAGACCGGCGGGCACGGCGATCCGCGCGCGGCCCACGTGGACGTGTGCTTCTCGCACGGGCACATGTGCGAGGTCGTCGACGGCGTCGACGCCCTGCGCGTCGCCGTACGTGAGCGGCTGCGCACCGGCGCCCACGCGATCAAGGTGATGGCCTCGGGCGGGGTGTTCTCGCTGACCGACCCGATCCGCGTCCCGCAGTACTCGGTCGACGAGCTGCGCGCCGTGGTCGACGAGGCCACCCGCCGGGGCAGTTACGTCGCCGCGCACGCGTACTCGTCGGAGGCCGTGCAGCATGCCGTGCGCGCCGGCATCCGCTCGATCGAGCACGGCAACCTGATCGATGAGGCGACTGCCGTGATGATGGCCGAGGCGGGTGCTTTCCTCGTGCCCACCCTGGCCGCGTACGACGCGATGGACCGCCGCGGCGCCGAGATCGGGCTGAACGCCGTCTCGCTCGCGAAGAACGCCGAGGTGCTCACGAAGGGGCAGGATGCCGTACGGCTCGCCCACGCCGCCGGCGTGCGGGTCGGCTTCGGCAGCGACCTGATGGGTGACCTGGAAGACGACCAGCTCGCCGGAGTGCGTCTGCAGGTCGAGGCCAGCGGCGCCGCGCGGACCCTGCAGTCCATGACCGTCGTGAACGCCGAGCTGATCGGGGATGCCGCGCTGGGACACCTGCGACCCGGCGCGTACGGTGACGCCGTGCTGCTGGCATCCGACCCGCTCGCCGATCCCTCGACGCTGTGGCGCGAGGACGCACGCCTCGGCGTCATCCGCTCCGGCGTCCGCGTCTGA
- a CDS encoding proline racemase family protein gives MQWTTEDWHTAGEPFRIVEGVPTRGDTVAERRVEAISGGADAIRRFLCLEPRGHDDMYGGFITPPDDAGADFGVLFWHKDGFSTACGHGTIALGAWAVRTGRVPSDPDGETAVTIDVPSGRVQALVRQSAGRIDEIVFRNVESRVLARGIPLRTSRGDVEVDLVFGGAVYATLPASAVALEVTPQHTTDLIAIGREIKWALNEHPAAQLDDARLSGVYGTILFDDLGRTDAGPHQRNVTVFADGEVDRSPCGSGTAARVALLAATGELADDETLTHDSIIGTRFLARVAERTTEGVIPEVRGMAHRVGTCTFELDENDPVADGFSLR, from the coding sequence ATGCAGTGGACCACGGAGGACTGGCACACCGCCGGCGAGCCGTTCCGCATCGTCGAGGGCGTGCCCACGCGCGGCGACACGGTCGCCGAGCGCCGCGTCGAGGCGATCAGCGGTGGTGCGGATGCCATCCGGCGGTTCCTCTGCCTCGAGCCTCGCGGCCACGACGACATGTACGGCGGGTTCATCACCCCGCCCGACGACGCGGGCGCCGACTTCGGGGTGCTGTTCTGGCACAAGGACGGCTTCTCGACGGCGTGCGGACACGGCACGATCGCCCTCGGCGCCTGGGCGGTGCGCACCGGCCGAGTCCCGTCCGACCCCGACGGCGAGACGGCGGTGACGATCGACGTTCCGAGCGGACGGGTGCAGGCGCTGGTGCGTCAGAGCGCAGGGCGCATCGACGAGATCGTCTTCCGCAACGTCGAATCCCGGGTGCTCGCCCGCGGCATCCCGCTGCGCACCTCACGCGGCGACGTCGAGGTCGACCTCGTCTTCGGCGGCGCGGTCTACGCGACCCTACCCGCCTCGGCCGTCGCGCTCGAGGTCACCCCGCAGCACACCACCGATCTCATCGCGATCGGCCGCGAGATCAAGTGGGCGCTCAACGAGCATCCGGCCGCGCAGCTCGACGACGCCCGTCTTTCGGGGGTCTACGGCACAATCCTGTTCGACGATCTCGGGCGCACCGACGCGGGTCCCCACCAGCGCAACGTGACCGTGTTCGCCGACGGTGAGGTCGACCGCAGCCCGTGCGGCTCGGGCACTGCGGCGCGAGTGGCGCTGCTCGCGGCGACCGGAGAGCTGGCCGACGACGAGACGCTCACCCACGACTCGATCATCGGCACCCGCTTCCTCGCGCGCGTCGCCGAGCGCACGACAGAGGGGGTCATCCCCGAAGTGCGCGGCATGGCGCACCGGGTCGGCACCTGCACGTTCGAACTCGACGAGAACGACCCCGTCGCCGACGGCTTCAGCCTGCGCTGA
- a CDS encoding ornithine cyclodeaminase family protein, translated as MPDVIADLALVNAQLLAERVSMPAAIAAVQSTLRDGFDPEHDLARQILDVPNGQLLLMPAAAGGAVGQKFATVAPGNPERGLERIQGVYILVDGQTLAPTAILDGTALTSLRTPAVSAACADVLASETAGDLVVIGTGPQSIRHVEAFAAIRPLRSVRIIGRDAGRAASAVEASRSYAPDADMRAGTFDDIAAADLIVCATTASAPLFPSASVRDDATIVAIGSHEPDRTELDPALVGRSQVVVESRRVAASEAGDVIVAVEAGMLRLDDVVTMHELFTGATTAATDRPRIVKTCGMGWQDLAVARLAV; from the coding sequence ATGCCCGACGTCATCGCCGATCTCGCCCTGGTCAACGCACAGCTGCTCGCCGAGCGGGTCAGCATGCCCGCCGCCATCGCGGCCGTGCAGAGCACGCTGCGAGACGGTTTCGACCCCGAGCACGACCTCGCTCGGCAGATCCTCGACGTCCCCAACGGGCAGCTGCTGCTCATGCCCGCCGCAGCGGGCGGCGCCGTGGGGCAGAAGTTCGCCACGGTCGCGCCCGGTAACCCCGAGCGGGGTCTCGAGCGCATCCAGGGCGTCTACATCCTCGTAGACGGCCAGACCCTCGCCCCCACCGCCATCCTCGACGGCACCGCGCTGACGAGCCTGCGCACCCCGGCGGTGTCCGCCGCCTGCGCGGACGTGCTTGCCAGCGAGACCGCCGGCGACCTCGTCGTCATCGGCACCGGGCCGCAGTCGATCCGTCACGTCGAGGCATTCGCGGCGATCCGCCCGCTGCGCTCGGTGCGCATCATCGGGCGGGATGCCGGGCGCGCGGCATCCGCCGTCGAGGCCTCCCGCTCCTACGCACCCGACGCCGACATGCGCGCAGGCACCTTCGACGACATCGCGGCCGCCGACCTCATCGTGTGCGCGACCACGGCATCCGCTCCCCTGTTCCCCTCCGCGTCGGTGCGCGACGACGCGACGATCGTCGCGATAGGCTCGCACGAGCCCGACCGCACCGAGCTCGACCCGGCGCTCGTCGGGCGATCGCAGGTCGTCGTGGAGAGCCGTCGGGTCGCGGCATCCGAGGCCGGTGACGTGATCGTCGCCGTCGAGGCGGGGATGCTGCGCCTCGACGACGTCGTGACGATGCACGAGCTGTTCACCGGCGCGACCACCGCTGCGACCGACCGCCCGCGGATCGTGAAGACCTGCGGCATGGGGTGGCAGGATCTCGCCGTCGCCCGGCTGGCCGTCTGA
- a CDS encoding sensor histidine kinase — protein MLASREFWQQRSLHPIARILLIVVVSVLVCIAVGFIVAAGRFARADLLALMLYAAIAAFAWHPLTAAFMVMVICSLGAVLTGSAGDLLELAIALGLVAATCAPWGIVIHVLVLGMLTADIALNGSSLTDGGVFGVAGIAMIAFLAGLTFRLVSAREAIFASERARVMSDLETLAREEQERIADELHDGIAHDLTLVLFHARALPRQPDEAARQVSLSTIEDSAEKALQSVQSLLSLIRETRPEVTEARPTRYAGDLVEVVASLGDLLKDARIPTRVSTPRIPLGATPAADRALTEAAIEAVTNILKHAPNSRSASVEVLRQPGTVELVVTNVSTPLAKGAIGGTGRGLVRARQRLIHQGGQLQSEATADGWILCAAVPASGAEWSEGTRRRAARTGT, from the coding sequence ATGCTCGCTTCCAGAGAGTTCTGGCAGCAGCGTTCCCTGCACCCGATCGCCCGGATTCTGCTCATCGTCGTCGTGAGCGTCCTGGTGTGCATCGCTGTCGGCTTCATCGTCGCAGCCGGACGCTTCGCACGTGCGGACCTGCTTGCGCTGATGCTCTATGCCGCCATCGCAGCCTTCGCGTGGCACCCACTGACCGCAGCGTTCATGGTCATGGTCATCTGCAGCCTCGGTGCGGTGCTGACCGGCAGCGCCGGCGATCTTCTCGAGCTGGCCATCGCGCTGGGACTGGTGGCAGCGACATGCGCACCCTGGGGGATCGTGATCCACGTCCTGGTTCTCGGCATGCTCACCGCGGACATCGCCCTCAACGGCTCATCCCTCACCGACGGCGGTGTCTTCGGGGTCGCCGGCATCGCGATGATCGCGTTCCTCGCAGGTCTCACCTTTCGGCTCGTCTCAGCACGGGAGGCGATCTTCGCCTCGGAACGTGCCCGCGTGATGAGCGATCTTGAGACGTTGGCACGGGAGGAACAGGAGCGGATCGCCGATGAGCTGCACGACGGGATCGCGCACGATCTCACGCTCGTGCTGTTCCACGCCCGCGCACTGCCGCGGCAGCCAGACGAGGCGGCACGGCAGGTGTCCCTCTCGACCATCGAGGACTCTGCCGAGAAGGCGTTGCAGAGCGTCCAATCGCTGCTGTCGTTGATTCGTGAGACCCGCCCGGAGGTCACAGAGGCAAGACCGACACGGTATGCGGGCGACCTCGTAGAGGTGGTGGCATCGCTCGGAGACTTGCTGAAGGATGCCCGCATCCCGACACGCGTGTCCACGCCTCGCATTCCGCTCGGTGCGACGCCCGCTGCGGATCGAGCACTCACGGAGGCCGCGATAGAGGCCGTCACCAACATCCTCAAGCACGCCCCGAACTCGCGCTCCGCGAGCGTGGAGGTCCTTCGTCAGCCCGGCACCGTCGAGCTCGTCGTGACGAACGTCTCGACACCGCTGGCCAAAGGAGCGATCGGCGGCACCGGACGGGGCCTCGTGCGCGCCCGCCAGCGCCTCATCCACCAGGGAGGGCAGCTGCAGTCGGAAGCGACAGCGGATGGATGGATCCTCTGCGCCGCCGTTCCTGCCTCTGGTGCGGAGTGGAGCGAGGGAACGCGACGGAGAGCCGCGCGCACGGGAACCTGA
- a CDS encoding response regulator transcription factor: MSEAVRVLVVDDEALVRHALRAFVADDVRVTLVGEAQDGSEVVEACRQSQPDVVLMDIKMPEISGVEATRRVLEWNPRCRIVALTTFTTEWRALEVLHAGACGYLVKNSTPEQIIDAIVAAHAGDRVVSPEVQERFVRAAIDSGDGRFTDGPALSDRERQVIELIAKGMSNSEIADELHYAESTVKADIRRINQLWGVENRLQIVLRATELGIISL, encoded by the coding sequence GTGAGTGAAGCGGTGCGCGTTCTCGTCGTCGACGATGAGGCCCTGGTGCGCCACGCCCTTCGCGCATTCGTCGCTGACGACGTACGGGTCACCCTCGTGGGAGAAGCCCAAGACGGCTCCGAGGTCGTCGAGGCCTGCCGGCAGTCTCAGCCGGATGTGGTGCTGATGGACATCAAGATGCCCGAGATCAGCGGCGTCGAGGCCACCCGTCGTGTCCTGGAGTGGAACCCGCGCTGCCGCATAGTCGCGCTGACGACGTTCACCACCGAGTGGCGCGCCCTCGAGGTGCTACATGCCGGTGCCTGCGGATACCTGGTGAAGAACTCCACCCCGGAACAGATCATCGATGCCATCGTCGCCGCCCACGCCGGCGACCGCGTCGTCTCGCCAGAAGTGCAAGAGCGATTCGTGCGCGCCGCGATCGATTCCGGCGACGGACGCTTCACCGATGGCCCGGCGCTCAGTGACCGAGAGCGGCAGGTCATCGAGCTGATCGCGAAGGGCATGTCCAACTCTGAGATCGCGGACGAGCTCCACTACGCCGAGAGCACGGTGAAGGCCGACATCCGGCGCATCAATCAGCTGTGGGGCGTCGAGAACCGCCTGCAGATTGTTCTGCGTGCCACCGAGCTCGGGATCATCAGCCTCTGA
- a CDS encoding GntR family transcriptional regulator: MTLPSVVTPLQPVMNLRERVEVALEAAIRAGEMAPGELFSAPALAARFNVSATPVREAMLNLEKLGFVEAVRNKGFRVTEVRDDEVANIVAVRRLLEPPVMRELAGQIPADVIEKLRATADAIVEGASSGDLTTYLEADRAFHEAINVHSGNPRLAALISQLRKETRLPGLAGLLATEQLSRSAAEHHELLDLLAAGEGERAERLMHQHIGHVIGWWAGRPEAGS; the protein is encoded by the coding sequence ATGACACTCCCCTCCGTCGTCACTCCCCTGCAGCCGGTGATGAACCTGCGAGAGCGCGTGGAGGTTGCGCTCGAGGCGGCGATCCGCGCCGGAGAGATGGCCCCCGGCGAACTCTTCTCGGCGCCCGCGCTCGCCGCGCGATTCAACGTCTCGGCCACGCCGGTGCGCGAAGCGATGCTGAACCTCGAGAAGCTCGGCTTCGTCGAGGCGGTGCGCAACAAGGGATTCCGCGTCACCGAGGTGCGCGATGACGAGGTGGCGAACATCGTCGCGGTGCGGCGACTGCTCGAGCCGCCGGTGATGCGCGAGCTCGCGGGACAGATCCCGGCGGATGTCATCGAGAAGCTGCGCGCGACGGCGGATGCCATCGTCGAGGGCGCCTCCAGCGGCGACCTCACCACGTACCTCGAGGCCGACCGCGCCTTCCACGAGGCCATCAACGTGCACAGCGGCAACCCGCGCCTGGCCGCGCTCATCTCGCAGCTGCGCAAGGAGACCCGTCTTCCTGGCCTCGCCGGCCTGCTGGCGACCGAGCAGCTGTCGCGCTCCGCAGCCGAGCACCACGAGCTGCTGGACCTGCTCGCGGCAGGCGAGGGCGAGCGCGCCGAGCGCCTCATGCACCAGCACATCGGTCACGTCATCGGCTGGTGGGCCGGGCGGCCCGAAGCCGGCAGCTGA
- a CDS encoding dihydrodipicolinate synthase family protein, with translation MSQKAPWHGVIVASALPFKDDLSVDYDRFADHVRFLADNGCDGIAPNGSLGEYQNLSEQERAKVIEVAVDAAPEGFSVMAGVGAYGALQSAHWAEQAAKAGADCVMLLPPNTYRANREQVKHHYATVAAVGLPIVGYNNPIDTKVDLVPDLIAEIHEAGHMVGVKEFTGDPRRIYEIKELAPDIDILIGTDDSVLELGIAGAVGWVAGYPNAIPQATVELFRLSTSGDVRDLERAKVIYRDLHKLLRWDTKTEFVESIKLSMDALGLYGGPCRPPRLPLPKDVADRIVADTEEAAAKGYGK, from the coding sequence ATGTCTCAGAAGGCTCCCTGGCATGGCGTGATCGTCGCATCCGCCCTGCCGTTCAAGGACGACCTCTCGGTCGACTACGACCGATTCGCCGATCACGTGCGCTTCCTCGCCGACAACGGCTGCGACGGGATCGCGCCGAACGGCTCGCTGGGTGAATACCAGAACCTCAGCGAGCAGGAGCGCGCGAAGGTGATCGAGGTCGCCGTCGACGCCGCCCCCGAGGGCTTCTCGGTGATGGCGGGCGTCGGCGCGTACGGTGCGCTGCAGTCGGCGCACTGGGCCGAGCAGGCCGCGAAGGCCGGCGCGGACTGCGTCATGCTGCTGCCCCCGAACACGTACCGGGCGAACCGTGAGCAGGTCAAGCACCACTACGCCACCGTCGCGGCGGTGGGCCTGCCCATCGTGGGCTACAACAACCCCATCGACACCAAGGTCGACCTCGTGCCCGACCTGATCGCCGAGATCCACGAGGCCGGTCACATGGTGGGCGTGAAGGAGTTCACCGGCGACCCCCGGCGCATCTACGAGATCAAGGAGCTCGCTCCCGACATCGACATCCTCATCGGCACCGACGACAGCGTTCTCGAGCTCGGCATCGCGGGAGCCGTCGGCTGGGTGGCCGGCTACCCCAACGCCATCCCGCAGGCCACCGTCGAGCTGTTCCGCCTCTCCACCTCGGGAGACGTGCGCGACCTCGAGCGCGCCAAGGTGATCTACCGCGACCTGCACAAGCTGCTGCGCTGGGACACAAAGACGGAGTTCGTCGAGTCCATCAAGCTCTCGATGGACGCGCTCGGGCTGTACGGCGGCCCCTGCCGCCCGCCGCGCCTGCCCCTTCCGAAGGACGTCGCCGACCGCATCGTCGCCGACACCGAAGAGGCCGCCGCCAAGGGCTACGGCAAGTGA